A genome region from Tursiops truncatus isolate mTurTru1 chromosome 15, mTurTru1.mat.Y, whole genome shotgun sequence includes the following:
- the SLC4A11 gene encoding solute carrier family 4 member 11 isoform X8, producing the protein MCPEDCPGLVHGAGDNSLACLAENSSIMSQNGYFEDAGYLKCDADDASETREESLGDEAFDTVNSSIVSGESIRFFVNVNLEVQPTQSAESESPGGYGLLHTSRKVSGPLTGWETFGPGPLAGGGGGCFPERAHTDAGSHTSPGPGCWGQPRWSSLWEAGVGSWWAGSAGDHHRGRTQTATGPSYLWTCVVRCVGSPQYLKLKNFEEEIRAHRDLDGFLARASIILNETATSLDDVLRAMLCRLAQDSHNTEPDCNLDLLMAMLFTDAGAPMEGKAVHLLSDTIQGVTATVTGVQYQQSWLCIICTSKALLKRHVCISRLVRPQNWGENSCEVRFVILVLAPPKMKSTKTATEVGRTFATMFLDITFRQKLLKTRTEEEFKEALVHQRQLLTIMSHCPSISTKDYSMSSICTHRPPQPLRHKDFLPIGRGIREDIARRFPVYPLDFTDGIIGKNKAVGKYITTTLFLYFACLLPTIAFGSLNDENTNGAIDVQKTIAGQSIGGLLYALFSGQPLVVLLTTAPLALYIHVIRGICDDYNLDFSTFYAWTGLWNSFFLALYALFNLSLVMSLFKRSTEEIIALFISITFVLDAVKGMVKIFQKYYCGHNHGNYYEDRSSPVSLLGLSPSLNSSLHAALNTSLLAGPPELTSVGSQGPEALARDTAVLSLLIMLGTLWLGYTLYQFKKSPYLHPYMREILSDCALPISVLTFSLISSYGFQEIKMSKFRYNPSKSLFEMAEMHSLSLVAVSGAMGLGFLLSMLFFIEQNLVAALANAPENRLVKGTAYHWDLLLIAIINTGLSLFGLPWIHAAYPHSPLHVRALALVEERVENGHIYETIVSVKETRLTSLGASILVGFSLLLLPFPLQWIPKPVLYGLFLYIALTSIDGSQLFARMVLLLKDQTSYPPTHYIRRVPQRKIHYFTGLQVLQLLLLCAFGMSTLPYMKMIFPLIMIAMIPIRYNLLPQIIEAKYLDAMDAEH; encoded by the exons ATGTGCCCTGAAGACTGTCCAGGGCTGGTGCATGGAGCTGGTGACAATTCTTTGGCTTGCCTTGCAGAAAACTCTTCTATCATGTCGCAGAATGGATACTTTGAGGATGCAG GCTACCTCAAGTGTGACGCGGATGATGCCTCTGAAACCCGTGAGGAGAGCCTGGGGGATGAGGCCTTCGACACGGTCAACTCCTCCATTGTGTCTGGCGAGAGCATCCGCTTCTTTGTCAACGTCAACCTCGAGGTGCAGCCCACCCAGTCCG CAGAGAGTGAATCGCCTGGAGGCTACGGTCTCCTACACACCTCCCGCAAGGTAAGTGGCCCATTGACCGGATGGGAGACATTTGGTCCTGGGCCACtagctgggggtggaggtggttgCTTCCCTGAGAGAGCTCACACTGATGCTGGATCTCATACTAGCCCAGGGCCCGGCTGCTGGGGCCAACCTCGCTGGTCTTCTCTCTGGGAAGCGGGTGTTGGGtcctggtgggcagggtcagCTGGGGACCACCACAGAGGAAGGACCCAGACAGCGACAGGTCCTTCTTATTTATGGACCTGTGTGGTTCGATGTGTGGGGTCCCCACAGTACCTGAAGTTAAAGAACTTTGAGGAAGAGATCCGGGCGCACCGGGACCTAGACGGCTTCTTGGCACGGGCCAGCATCATCCTGAACGAGACAGCCACGTCCCTGGATGACGTGCTACGGGCCATGCTGTGCCGCTTAGCCCAAGACTCCCACAACACTGAGCCCGACTGCAACTTGGACCTGCTCATGGCCATGCTTTTCACTGATGCCGGGGCCCCCATGGAGGGTAAAG CAGTTCACCTACTGTCAGATACAATCCAAGGGGTCACTGCTACAGTAACGGGGGTGCAATACCAGCAGTCGTGGCTCTGCATCAT cTGTACCTCCAAGGCTCTGCTGAAGCGGCACGTGTGCATCAGCCGCCTGGTTCGCCCGCAGAACTGGGGGGAGAATTCCTGTGAGGTGCGGTTTGTCATCCTAGTGCTGGCCCCACCCAAGATG AAAAGCACCAAGACAGCGACAGAGGTGGGACGCACGTTTGCCACGATGTTCTTAGACATCACCTTCCGCCAAAAGCTCCTGAAGACCCGCACGGAGGAGGAATTCAAGGAGGCCCTGGTACATCAGAGACAGCTGCTCACCATAATGAGCCACTGTCCGAGCATCAGCACGAAGGACTACAGCATGAGCTCCATCTGCACCCACAGACCCCCGCAG CCCCTACGGCACAAGGACTTTCTCCCCATCGGGAGGGGCATCCGGGAGGACATCGCCCGCAGATTCCCTGTGTACCCACTGGACTTCACTGATG GCATTATCGGGAAAAACAAAGCTGTGGGCAAATACATCACCACCACCCTGTTCCTCTACTTTGCCTGCCTCCTGCCCACGATCGCTTTTGGGTCCCTCAACGATGAGAACACGAACGGGGCCATTG ATGTACAGAAGACCATAGCTGGGCAGAGCATTGGAGGCCTCTTGTATGCACTCTTCTCCGGGCAGCCGCTGGTGGTGCTGCTGACGACTGCACCCCTGGCCCTCTACATCCACG TGATCCGTGGCATCTGTGATGACTACAATCTGGACTTCAGTACCTTCTATGCATGGACAGGCCTGTGGAACAGTTTCTTCCTCGCGCTTTATGCCCTCTTCAACCTCAGCCTGGTCATGAGTCTCTTCAAGAG GTCAACGGAGGAGATCATTGCTTTGTTCATTTCCATCACATTCGTGCTGGATGCTGTCAAGGGCATGGTCAAAA TCTTCCAGAAGTACTACTGTGGCCACAACCACGGGAACTACTACGAAGATAGGTCTTCCCCGGTGAGCCTGCTGGGCCTCAGCCCCAGCCTCAACAGCAGCCTCCACGCTGCCCTCAACACCAGCCTCCTGGCCGGCCCACCAGAGCTGACTTCAGTGGGCAGCCAGGGCCCCGAGGCCCTGGCCCGGGACACAGCTGTGCTCAGCCTCCTCATCATGTTGGGGACACTCTGGCTGGGCTACACCCTCTACCAGTTCAAGAAGAG CCCCTACCTGCACCCCTACATGCGTGAGATCCTGTCAGACTGTGCCTTGCCCATCTCAGTGCTTACCTTCTCCCTCATCTCTTCCTACGGCTTCCAGGAGATTAAGA TGAGCAAGTTCCGCTACAACCCAAGCAAGAGCCTGTTCGAGATGGCCGAGATGCACTCACTATCCCTGGTGGCCGTCAGCGGCGCCATGGGCCTCGGCTTCCTCCTCTCCATGCTCTTCTTCATCGAGCAGAACCTGGTGGCTGCCTTGGCTAATGCCCCGGAGAACAG GCTGGTAAAGGGCACTGCCTACCACTGGGACCTCCTGCTCATCGCCATCATCAACACCGGGCTGTCTCTGTTTGGGCTGCCCTGGATCCACGCTGCCTACCCCCACTCCCCGTTGCACGTGCGGGCACTAGCTTTGGTGGAGGAGCGTGTGGAGAATGGGCACATTTACGAGAC GATTGTGAGTGTGAAGGAGACGCGGTTGACCTCCCTGGGCGCCAGCATCCTGGTGGGCTTctccctcctgctgctgcccTTCCCGCTACAGTGGAtccccaagcctgtgctctacgGCCTCTTTCTCTACATCGCGCTCACCTCCATCGACGGCAGCCAGCTGTTTGCACGCATGGTCCTGCTGCTCAAGGACCAA ACCTCGTACCCACCCACCCACTACATCCGGAGGGTGCCCCAGAGGAAGATCCACTACTTCACAGGCCTGCAGgtcctgcagctgctgctgctctgTGCCTTTGGCATGAGCACCCTGCCCTACATGAAGATGATCTTTCCCCTCATCATGATCGCCATGATCCCCATCCG ctaCAACCTGCTGCCCCAAATCATTGAAGCCAAGTACCTGGACGCCATGGACGCTGAGCACTGA
- the SLC4A11 gene encoding solute carrier family 4 member 11 isoform X19, producing the protein MCPEDCPGLVHGAGDNSLACLAENSSIMSQNGYFEDAGYLKCDADDASETREESLGDEAFDTVNSSIVSGESIRFFVNVNLEVQPTQSAESESPGGYGLLHTSRKVSGPLTGWETFGPGPLAGGGGGCFPERAHTDAGSHTSPGPGCWGQPRWSSLWEAGVGSWWAGSAGDHHRGRTQTATGPSYLWTCVVRCVGSPQYLKLKNFEEEIRAHRDLDGFLARASIILNETATSLDDVLRAMLCRLAQDSHNTEPDCNLDLLMAMLFTDAGAPMEGKAVHLLSDTIQGVTATVTGVQYQQSWLCIICTSKALLKRHVCISRLVRPQNWGENSCEVRFVILVLAPPKMKSTKTATEVGRTFATMFLDITFRQKLLKTRTEEEFKEALVHQRQLLTIMSHCPSISTKDYSMSSICTHRPPQPLRHKDFLPIGRGIREDIARRFPVYPLDFTDGIIGKNKAVGKYITTTLFLYFACLLPTIAFGSLNDENTNGAIDVQKTIAGQSIGGLLYALFSGQPLVVLLTTAPLALYIHVIRGICDDYNLDFSTFYAWTGLWNSFFLALYALFNLSLVMSLFKRSTEEIIALFISITFVLDAVKGMVKIFQKYYCGHNHGNYYEDRSSPVSLLGLSPSLNSSLHAALNTSLLAGPPELTSVGSQGPEALARDTAVLSLLIMLGTLWLGYTLYQFKKSPYLHPYMREILSDCALPISVLTFSLISSYGFQEIKRL; encoded by the exons ATGTGCCCTGAAGACTGTCCAGGGCTGGTGCATGGAGCTGGTGACAATTCTTTGGCTTGCCTTGCAGAAAACTCTTCTATCATGTCGCAGAATGGATACTTTGAGGATGCAG GCTACCTCAAGTGTGACGCGGATGATGCCTCTGAAACCCGTGAGGAGAGCCTGGGGGATGAGGCCTTCGACACGGTCAACTCCTCCATTGTGTCTGGCGAGAGCATCCGCTTCTTTGTCAACGTCAACCTCGAGGTGCAGCCCACCCAGTCCG CAGAGAGTGAATCGCCTGGAGGCTACGGTCTCCTACACACCTCCCGCAAGGTAAGTGGCCCATTGACCGGATGGGAGACATTTGGTCCTGGGCCACtagctgggggtggaggtggttgCTTCCCTGAGAGAGCTCACACTGATGCTGGATCTCATACTAGCCCAGGGCCCGGCTGCTGGGGCCAACCTCGCTGGTCTTCTCTCTGGGAAGCGGGTGTTGGGtcctggtgggcagggtcagCTGGGGACCACCACAGAGGAAGGACCCAGACAGCGACAGGTCCTTCTTATTTATGGACCTGTGTGGTTCGATGTGTGGGGTCCCCACAGTACCTGAAGTTAAAGAACTTTGAGGAAGAGATCCGGGCGCACCGGGACCTAGACGGCTTCTTGGCACGGGCCAGCATCATCCTGAACGAGACAGCCACGTCCCTGGATGACGTGCTACGGGCCATGCTGTGCCGCTTAGCCCAAGACTCCCACAACACTGAGCCCGACTGCAACTTGGACCTGCTCATGGCCATGCTTTTCACTGATGCCGGGGCCCCCATGGAGGGTAAAG CAGTTCACCTACTGTCAGATACAATCCAAGGGGTCACTGCTACAGTAACGGGGGTGCAATACCAGCAGTCGTGGCTCTGCATCAT cTGTACCTCCAAGGCTCTGCTGAAGCGGCACGTGTGCATCAGCCGCCTGGTTCGCCCGCAGAACTGGGGGGAGAATTCCTGTGAGGTGCGGTTTGTCATCCTAGTGCTGGCCCCACCCAAGATG AAAAGCACCAAGACAGCGACAGAGGTGGGACGCACGTTTGCCACGATGTTCTTAGACATCACCTTCCGCCAAAAGCTCCTGAAGACCCGCACGGAGGAGGAATTCAAGGAGGCCCTGGTACATCAGAGACAGCTGCTCACCATAATGAGCCACTGTCCGAGCATCAGCACGAAGGACTACAGCATGAGCTCCATCTGCACCCACAGACCCCCGCAG CCCCTACGGCACAAGGACTTTCTCCCCATCGGGAGGGGCATCCGGGAGGACATCGCCCGCAGATTCCCTGTGTACCCACTGGACTTCACTGATG GCATTATCGGGAAAAACAAAGCTGTGGGCAAATACATCACCACCACCCTGTTCCTCTACTTTGCCTGCCTCCTGCCCACGATCGCTTTTGGGTCCCTCAACGATGAGAACACGAACGGGGCCATTG ATGTACAGAAGACCATAGCTGGGCAGAGCATTGGAGGCCTCTTGTATGCACTCTTCTCCGGGCAGCCGCTGGTGGTGCTGCTGACGACTGCACCCCTGGCCCTCTACATCCACG TGATCCGTGGCATCTGTGATGACTACAATCTGGACTTCAGTACCTTCTATGCATGGACAGGCCTGTGGAACAGTTTCTTCCTCGCGCTTTATGCCCTCTTCAACCTCAGCCTGGTCATGAGTCTCTTCAAGAG GTCAACGGAGGAGATCATTGCTTTGTTCATTTCCATCACATTCGTGCTGGATGCTGTCAAGGGCATGGTCAAAA TCTTCCAGAAGTACTACTGTGGCCACAACCACGGGAACTACTACGAAGATAGGTCTTCCCCGGTGAGCCTGCTGGGCCTCAGCCCCAGCCTCAACAGCAGCCTCCACGCTGCCCTCAACACCAGCCTCCTGGCCGGCCCACCAGAGCTGACTTCAGTGGGCAGCCAGGGCCCCGAGGCCCTGGCCCGGGACACAGCTGTGCTCAGCCTCCTCATCATGTTGGGGACACTCTGGCTGGGCTACACCCTCTACCAGTTCAAGAAGAG CCCCTACCTGCACCCCTACATGCGTGAGATCCTGTCAGACTGTGCCTTGCCCATCTCAGTGCTTACCTTCTCCCTCATCTCTTCCTACGGCTTCCAGGAGATTAAGA GATTGTGA
- the SLC4A11 gene encoding solute carrier family 4 member 11 isoform X16: MCPEDCPGLVHGAGDNSLACLAENSSIMSQNGYFEDAGYLKCDADDASETREESLGDEAFDTVNSSIVSGESIRFFVNVNLEVQPTQSESESPGGYGLLHTSRKYLKLKNFEEEIRAHRDLDGFLARASIILNETATSLDDVLRAMLCRLAQDSHNTEPDCNLDLLMAMLFTDAGAPMEGKVHLLSDTIQGVTATVTGVQYQQSWLCIICTSKALLKRHVCISRLVRPQNWGENSCEVRFVILVLAPPKMKSTKTATEVGRTFATMFLDITFRQKLLKTRTEEEFKEALVHQRQLLTIMSHCPSISTKDYSMSSICTHRPPQPLRHKDFLPIGRGIREDIARRFPVYPLDFTDGIIGKNKAVGKYITTTLFLYFACLLPTIAFGSLNDENTNGAIDVQKTIAGQSIGGLLYALFSGQPLVVLLTTAPLALYIHVIRGICDDYNLDFSTFYAWTGLWNSFFLALYALFNLSLVMSLFKRSTEEIIALFISITFVLDAVKGMVKIFQKYYCGHNHGNYYEDRSSPVSLLGLSPSLNSSLHAALNTSLLAGPPELTSVGSQGPEALARDTAVLSLLIMLGTLWLGYTLYQFKKSPYLHPYMREILSDCALPISVLTFSLISSYGFQEIKMSKFRYNPSKSLFEMAEMHSLSLVAVSGAMGLGFLLSMLFFIEQNLVAALANAPENRLVKGTAYHWDLLLIAIINTGLSLFGLPWIHAAYPHSPLHVRALALVEERVENGHIYETIVSVKETRLTSLGASILVGFSLLLLPFPLQWIPKPVLYGLFLYIALTSIDGSQLFARMVLLLKDQTSYPPTHYIRRVPQRKIHYFTGLQVLQLLLLCAFGMSTLPYMKMIFPLIMIAMIPIRYNLLPQIIEAKYLDAMDAEH; the protein is encoded by the exons ATGTGCCCTGAAGACTGTCCAGGGCTGGTGCATGGAGCTGGTGACAATTCTTTGGCTTGCCTTGCAGAAAACTCTTCTATCATGTCGCAGAATGGATACTTTGAGGATGCAG GCTACCTCAAGTGTGACGCGGATGATGCCTCTGAAACCCGTGAGGAGAGCCTGGGGGATGAGGCCTTCGACACGGTCAACTCCTCCATTGTGTCTGGCGAGAGCATCCGCTTCTTTGTCAACGTCAACCTCGAGGTGCAGCCCACCCAGTCCG AGAGTGAATCGCCTGGAGGCTACGGTCTCCTACACACCTCCCGCAAG TACCTGAAGTTAAAGAACTTTGAGGAAGAGATCCGGGCGCACCGGGACCTAGACGGCTTCTTGGCACGGGCCAGCATCATCCTGAACGAGACAGCCACGTCCCTGGATGACGTGCTACGGGCCATGCTGTGCCGCTTAGCCCAAGACTCCCACAACACTGAGCCCGACTGCAACTTGGACCTGCTCATGGCCATGCTTTTCACTGATGCCGGGGCCCCCATGGAGGGTAAAG TTCACCTACTGTCAGATACAATCCAAGGGGTCACTGCTACAGTAACGGGGGTGCAATACCAGCAGTCGTGGCTCTGCATCAT cTGTACCTCCAAGGCTCTGCTGAAGCGGCACGTGTGCATCAGCCGCCTGGTTCGCCCGCAGAACTGGGGGGAGAATTCCTGTGAGGTGCGGTTTGTCATCCTAGTGCTGGCCCCACCCAAGATG AAAAGCACCAAGACAGCGACAGAGGTGGGACGCACGTTTGCCACGATGTTCTTAGACATCACCTTCCGCCAAAAGCTCCTGAAGACCCGCACGGAGGAGGAATTCAAGGAGGCCCTGGTACATCAGAGACAGCTGCTCACCATAATGAGCCACTGTCCGAGCATCAGCACGAAGGACTACAGCATGAGCTCCATCTGCACCCACAGACCCCCGCAG CCCCTACGGCACAAGGACTTTCTCCCCATCGGGAGGGGCATCCGGGAGGACATCGCCCGCAGATTCCCTGTGTACCCACTGGACTTCACTGATG GCATTATCGGGAAAAACAAAGCTGTGGGCAAATACATCACCACCACCCTGTTCCTCTACTTTGCCTGCCTCCTGCCCACGATCGCTTTTGGGTCCCTCAACGATGAGAACACGAACGGGGCCATTG ATGTACAGAAGACCATAGCTGGGCAGAGCATTGGAGGCCTCTTGTATGCACTCTTCTCCGGGCAGCCGCTGGTGGTGCTGCTGACGACTGCACCCCTGGCCCTCTACATCCACG TGATCCGTGGCATCTGTGATGACTACAATCTGGACTTCAGTACCTTCTATGCATGGACAGGCCTGTGGAACAGTTTCTTCCTCGCGCTTTATGCCCTCTTCAACCTCAGCCTGGTCATGAGTCTCTTCAAGAG GTCAACGGAGGAGATCATTGCTTTGTTCATTTCCATCACATTCGTGCTGGATGCTGTCAAGGGCATGGTCAAAA TCTTCCAGAAGTACTACTGTGGCCACAACCACGGGAACTACTACGAAGATAGGTCTTCCCCGGTGAGCCTGCTGGGCCTCAGCCCCAGCCTCAACAGCAGCCTCCACGCTGCCCTCAACACCAGCCTCCTGGCCGGCCCACCAGAGCTGACTTCAGTGGGCAGCCAGGGCCCCGAGGCCCTGGCCCGGGACACAGCTGTGCTCAGCCTCCTCATCATGTTGGGGACACTCTGGCTGGGCTACACCCTCTACCAGTTCAAGAAGAG CCCCTACCTGCACCCCTACATGCGTGAGATCCTGTCAGACTGTGCCTTGCCCATCTCAGTGCTTACCTTCTCCCTCATCTCTTCCTACGGCTTCCAGGAGATTAAGA TGAGCAAGTTCCGCTACAACCCAAGCAAGAGCCTGTTCGAGATGGCCGAGATGCACTCACTATCCCTGGTGGCCGTCAGCGGCGCCATGGGCCTCGGCTTCCTCCTCTCCATGCTCTTCTTCATCGAGCAGAACCTGGTGGCTGCCTTGGCTAATGCCCCGGAGAACAG GCTGGTAAAGGGCACTGCCTACCACTGGGACCTCCTGCTCATCGCCATCATCAACACCGGGCTGTCTCTGTTTGGGCTGCCCTGGATCCACGCTGCCTACCCCCACTCCCCGTTGCACGTGCGGGCACTAGCTTTGGTGGAGGAGCGTGTGGAGAATGGGCACATTTACGAGAC GATTGTGAGTGTGAAGGAGACGCGGTTGACCTCCCTGGGCGCCAGCATCCTGGTGGGCTTctccctcctgctgctgcccTTCCCGCTACAGTGGAtccccaagcctgtgctctacgGCCTCTTTCTCTACATCGCGCTCACCTCCATCGACGGCAGCCAGCTGTTTGCACGCATGGTCCTGCTGCTCAAGGACCAA ACCTCGTACCCACCCACCCACTACATCCGGAGGGTGCCCCAGAGGAAGATCCACTACTTCACAGGCCTGCAGgtcctgcagctgctgctgctctgTGCCTTTGGCATGAGCACCCTGCCCTACATGAAGATGATCTTTCCCCTCATCATGATCGCCATGATCCCCATCCG ctaCAACCTGCTGCCCCAAATCATTGAAGCCAAGTACCTGGACGCCATGGACGCTGAGCACTGA
- the SLC4A11 gene encoding solute carrier family 4 member 11 isoform X15 has translation MCPEDCPGLVHGAGDNSLACLAENSSIMSQNGYFEDAGYLKCDADDASETREESLGDEAFDTVNSSIVSGESIRFFVNVNLEVQPTQSAESESPGGYGLLHTSRKYLKLKNFEEEIRAHRDLDGFLARASIILNETATSLDDVLRAMLCRLAQDSHNTEPDCNLDLLMAMLFTDAGAPMEGKVHLLSDTIQGVTATVTGVQYQQSWLCIICTSKALLKRHVCISRLVRPQNWGENSCEVRFVILVLAPPKMKSTKTATEVGRTFATMFLDITFRQKLLKTRTEEEFKEALVHQRQLLTIMSHCPSISTKDYSMSSICTHRPPQPLRHKDFLPIGRGIREDIARRFPVYPLDFTDGIIGKNKAVGKYITTTLFLYFACLLPTIAFGSLNDENTNGAIDVQKTIAGQSIGGLLYALFSGQPLVVLLTTAPLALYIHVIRGICDDYNLDFSTFYAWTGLWNSFFLALYALFNLSLVMSLFKRSTEEIIALFISITFVLDAVKGMVKIFQKYYCGHNHGNYYEDRSSPVSLLGLSPSLNSSLHAALNTSLLAGPPELTSVGSQGPEALARDTAVLSLLIMLGTLWLGYTLYQFKKSPYLHPYMREILSDCALPISVLTFSLISSYGFQEIKMSKFRYNPSKSLFEMAEMHSLSLVAVSGAMGLGFLLSMLFFIEQNLVAALANAPENRLVKGTAYHWDLLLIAIINTGLSLFGLPWIHAAYPHSPLHVRALALVEERVENGHIYETIVSVKETRLTSLGASILVGFSLLLLPFPLQWIPKPVLYGLFLYIALTSIDGSQLFARMVLLLKDQTSYPPTHYIRRVPQRKIHYFTGLQVLQLLLLCAFGMSTLPYMKMIFPLIMIAMIPIRYNLLPQIIEAKYLDAMDAEH, from the exons ATGTGCCCTGAAGACTGTCCAGGGCTGGTGCATGGAGCTGGTGACAATTCTTTGGCTTGCCTTGCAGAAAACTCTTCTATCATGTCGCAGAATGGATACTTTGAGGATGCAG GCTACCTCAAGTGTGACGCGGATGATGCCTCTGAAACCCGTGAGGAGAGCCTGGGGGATGAGGCCTTCGACACGGTCAACTCCTCCATTGTGTCTGGCGAGAGCATCCGCTTCTTTGTCAACGTCAACCTCGAGGTGCAGCCCACCCAGTCCG CAGAGAGTGAATCGCCTGGAGGCTACGGTCTCCTACACACCTCCCGCAAG TACCTGAAGTTAAAGAACTTTGAGGAAGAGATCCGGGCGCACCGGGACCTAGACGGCTTCTTGGCACGGGCCAGCATCATCCTGAACGAGACAGCCACGTCCCTGGATGACGTGCTACGGGCCATGCTGTGCCGCTTAGCCCAAGACTCCCACAACACTGAGCCCGACTGCAACTTGGACCTGCTCATGGCCATGCTTTTCACTGATGCCGGGGCCCCCATGGAGGGTAAAG TTCACCTACTGTCAGATACAATCCAAGGGGTCACTGCTACAGTAACGGGGGTGCAATACCAGCAGTCGTGGCTCTGCATCAT cTGTACCTCCAAGGCTCTGCTGAAGCGGCACGTGTGCATCAGCCGCCTGGTTCGCCCGCAGAACTGGGGGGAGAATTCCTGTGAGGTGCGGTTTGTCATCCTAGTGCTGGCCCCACCCAAGATG AAAAGCACCAAGACAGCGACAGAGGTGGGACGCACGTTTGCCACGATGTTCTTAGACATCACCTTCCGCCAAAAGCTCCTGAAGACCCGCACGGAGGAGGAATTCAAGGAGGCCCTGGTACATCAGAGACAGCTGCTCACCATAATGAGCCACTGTCCGAGCATCAGCACGAAGGACTACAGCATGAGCTCCATCTGCACCCACAGACCCCCGCAG CCCCTACGGCACAAGGACTTTCTCCCCATCGGGAGGGGCATCCGGGAGGACATCGCCCGCAGATTCCCTGTGTACCCACTGGACTTCACTGATG GCATTATCGGGAAAAACAAAGCTGTGGGCAAATACATCACCACCACCCTGTTCCTCTACTTTGCCTGCCTCCTGCCCACGATCGCTTTTGGGTCCCTCAACGATGAGAACACGAACGGGGCCATTG ATGTACAGAAGACCATAGCTGGGCAGAGCATTGGAGGCCTCTTGTATGCACTCTTCTCCGGGCAGCCGCTGGTGGTGCTGCTGACGACTGCACCCCTGGCCCTCTACATCCACG TGATCCGTGGCATCTGTGATGACTACAATCTGGACTTCAGTACCTTCTATGCATGGACAGGCCTGTGGAACAGTTTCTTCCTCGCGCTTTATGCCCTCTTCAACCTCAGCCTGGTCATGAGTCTCTTCAAGAG GTCAACGGAGGAGATCATTGCTTTGTTCATTTCCATCACATTCGTGCTGGATGCTGTCAAGGGCATGGTCAAAA TCTTCCAGAAGTACTACTGTGGCCACAACCACGGGAACTACTACGAAGATAGGTCTTCCCCGGTGAGCCTGCTGGGCCTCAGCCCCAGCCTCAACAGCAGCCTCCACGCTGCCCTCAACACCAGCCTCCTGGCCGGCCCACCAGAGCTGACTTCAGTGGGCAGCCAGGGCCCCGAGGCCCTGGCCCGGGACACAGCTGTGCTCAGCCTCCTCATCATGTTGGGGACACTCTGGCTGGGCTACACCCTCTACCAGTTCAAGAAGAG CCCCTACCTGCACCCCTACATGCGTGAGATCCTGTCAGACTGTGCCTTGCCCATCTCAGTGCTTACCTTCTCCCTCATCTCTTCCTACGGCTTCCAGGAGATTAAGA TGAGCAAGTTCCGCTACAACCCAAGCAAGAGCCTGTTCGAGATGGCCGAGATGCACTCACTATCCCTGGTGGCCGTCAGCGGCGCCATGGGCCTCGGCTTCCTCCTCTCCATGCTCTTCTTCATCGAGCAGAACCTGGTGGCTGCCTTGGCTAATGCCCCGGAGAACAG GCTGGTAAAGGGCACTGCCTACCACTGGGACCTCCTGCTCATCGCCATCATCAACACCGGGCTGTCTCTGTTTGGGCTGCCCTGGATCCACGCTGCCTACCCCCACTCCCCGTTGCACGTGCGGGCACTAGCTTTGGTGGAGGAGCGTGTGGAGAATGGGCACATTTACGAGAC GATTGTGAGTGTGAAGGAGACGCGGTTGACCTCCCTGGGCGCCAGCATCCTGGTGGGCTTctccctcctgctgctgcccTTCCCGCTACAGTGGAtccccaagcctgtgctctacgGCCTCTTTCTCTACATCGCGCTCACCTCCATCGACGGCAGCCAGCTGTTTGCACGCATGGTCCTGCTGCTCAAGGACCAA ACCTCGTACCCACCCACCCACTACATCCGGAGGGTGCCCCAGAGGAAGATCCACTACTTCACAGGCCTGCAGgtcctgcagctgctgctgctctgTGCCTTTGGCATGAGCACCCTGCCCTACATGAAGATGATCTTTCCCCTCATCATGATCGCCATGATCCCCATCCG ctaCAACCTGCTGCCCCAAATCATTGAAGCCAAGTACCTGGACGCCATGGACGCTGAGCACTGA